Proteins from one Rhinopithecus roxellana isolate Shanxi Qingling chromosome 20, ASM756505v1, whole genome shotgun sequence genomic window:
- the LOC115895297 gene encoding uncharacterized protein LOC115895297 isoform X2, giving the protein MSAVLARGQQRAPESQERPAEEPAPAPMPRSAPRGRTEPALRRPSSAERPLVPGASSSPSAGRAPGAMASPSGSSEATGKPRGRDGRPRREEDDVPPEEKRLRLGLEGGSAQPEDGEDAPRPGREETGTQTGGDGRGITFTLLCN; this is encoded by the coding sequence ATGTCCGCGGTGCTCGCGAGAGGCCAGCAGAGGGCGCCAGAGAGCCAGGAGCGGCCCGCGGAGGAGCCCGCGCCGGCCCCGATGCCCCGCTCCGCGCCGCGCGGACGCACCGAGCCCGCGCTCAGACGCCCCAGCTCCGCCGAGAGGCCGCTCGTGCCGGGTGCTTCCTCTTCCCCAAGTGCAGGTAGAGCCCCCGGAGCCATGGCCAGCCCTTCCGGCAGCTCCGAAGCCACGGGCAAGCCCCGAGGCAGGGATGGCCggcccaggagggaggaggaCGATGTCCCTCCCGAGGAGAAGAGGCTGCGGCTGGGGCTGGAGGGGGGAAGCGCACAGCCCGAGGACGGGGAGGACGCCCCGCGGCCAGGCAGGGAGGAGACCGGCACCCAGACAGGTGGCGACGGCAGAGGA